The proteins below are encoded in one region of Nitrospira sp.:
- the flgL gene encoding flagellar hook-associated protein 3 produces MRVADSQILGLLTGNLARTRSSILSAQQQVATQKRVSQPSDDPVVYGQVLQERSELSRTDQWTRNIQFGTQRLQLADSTLTQTSSVLARIKELAVQARSDTVNPENRQAIAQEVRQLQQHLVQLANSEVNGQAIFGGTKTDTPPYVLGGGDNITYVGNAETQSIAVGEGLTIQVLIPGSQVFSGPTVNIFDGIRDLLVALESNSGAGIEAGIGSLDQSLTQVTNVQGQVGGLVNRLETTQDWLDQANTLLTQTISENEDADLAQAITELSKQQVALQATQATLSRVFETSLLNFLQ; encoded by the coding sequence ATGCGCGTTGCGGACAGCCAGATACTTGGTTTGCTCACGGGAAATCTTGCCCGGACCAGGAGTTCGATTCTCAGCGCTCAGCAACAAGTCGCCACTCAAAAGCGAGTTTCGCAACCCTCGGATGACCCGGTCGTCTACGGGCAGGTGCTGCAAGAACGATCGGAGTTGTCCCGTACAGACCAATGGACGCGAAACATTCAGTTCGGTACGCAGCGTCTCCAATTGGCTGATAGTACGCTCACACAGACTTCGTCCGTCCTTGCTCGTATCAAGGAACTGGCCGTTCAGGCGCGGAGTGACACGGTCAATCCGGAAAACCGGCAGGCCATTGCCCAAGAGGTTCGCCAGTTGCAACAGCATCTCGTTCAACTCGCCAATAGCGAGGTCAACGGTCAAGCGATCTTCGGCGGGACAAAGACCGATACCCCACCCTATGTTTTGGGAGGTGGTGATAACATCACTTACGTGGGCAACGCCGAGACGCAATCGATTGCGGTCGGGGAGGGGTTGACCATTCAGGTGCTCATTCCGGGATCGCAAGTGTTCTCAGGGCCTACGGTGAACATTTTCGACGGGATTCGAGACCTTCTGGTCGCCCTGGAGTCGAACAGCGGAGCAGGGATCGAGGCAGGTATCGGCAGCCTCGATCAAAGTTTGACCCAAGTGACCAACGTGCAGGGACAGGTCGGAGGACTAGTCAATCGCCTTGAGACGACACAAGACTGGCTTGATCAGGCAAATACGTTGCTGACCCAGACGATCTCGGAAAACGAGGACGCCGACCTGGCGCAGGCCATCACGGAATTGAGCAAGCAGCAGGTAGCGCTCCAGGCTACCCAAGCAACATTAAGTCGT
- the flgK gene encoding flagellar hook-associated protein 1, translating into MSLTSIFDIGTSGLFAAQKALGVTSHNIANVHTPGYSRQQAVLAEQRPVDGRPGQVGTGVEVTEIRRQVDQFVERSLLSSRQQLGEFTASRSGLLQVEGTLSPSSEVGIATGLNEFFQAVQDVSTNPADPTARTVLLSKATSLTTRLNQTAVELDRQRVQVDAEVRQSIDDINGLTTKIAGLNQEITIAEAGGQHANDLRDQRGRLIGDLANLLNVATIEDQTGQLSVFAGNGQVLVTGGQTFQLVGVPNVTNGGVVDVRYDSGTGPVTDLTSVIDSGRLKGLLDVRDRTIPNSLASLDTLASTLVTEVNTVNRAGFGLDGSTNVNLFTPTGTAARDIAVAVTDGQQIAASSTAAGVPGNNANTLAMATLQTTSIAALGSKTFNGYFSQLVSGVGAQSKSADQDLQAQELVDEQLQARRAEVSGVSLDEELVNMIQQQRAYQAASKVIVTADEMLQTLLSLKR; encoded by the coding sequence ATGAGCCTGACCAGCATCTTCGATATCGGGACCAGCGGTCTCTTCGCCGCACAAAAAGCCTTGGGTGTCACCAGCCATAATATCGCCAACGTCCATACACCAGGCTACTCCCGGCAGCAGGCCGTGTTGGCCGAGCAGCGACCCGTCGATGGGCGCCCCGGCCAAGTCGGCACCGGCGTCGAGGTGACGGAAATACGTCGTCAGGTCGATCAGTTCGTGGAGCGGTCGCTTTTGAGCTCGCGTCAGCAGTTGGGCGAATTCACCGCCTCGCGAAGCGGCCTACTTCAAGTCGAAGGTACCTTGTCTCCCTCGTCGGAAGTTGGCATCGCGACCGGGCTCAACGAGTTCTTTCAGGCCGTCCAGGATGTGAGCACCAATCCAGCCGATCCGACCGCGCGCACCGTGCTCCTGTCAAAGGCGACCTCGCTGACCACCCGCTTGAACCAGACTGCTGTCGAGTTGGATCGTCAGCGCGTCCAGGTCGACGCCGAAGTGCGGCAGAGTATCGACGACATCAATGGCCTCACCACGAAGATCGCGGGATTGAATCAGGAAATCACCATTGCGGAGGCAGGAGGGCAACACGCCAACGATCTGCGGGATCAACGTGGACGGTTGATTGGTGATCTCGCCAACCTGCTCAACGTGGCGACGATCGAGGACCAGACTGGCCAGTTGTCCGTCTTTGCCGGGAATGGCCAGGTGCTCGTCACCGGGGGACAGACGTTTCAGCTCGTGGGTGTGCCGAATGTCACCAATGGTGGCGTCGTCGACGTGCGCTACGACTCGGGTACCGGTCCGGTGACCGATCTGACATCAGTCATCGACAGCGGCCGTCTGAAGGGGCTACTCGACGTGCGCGATCGGACAATCCCGAATTCGCTGGCCTCCCTGGACACGCTGGCCTCGACGCTAGTCACCGAGGTCAATACGGTCAATCGAGCCGGATTCGGACTTGACGGTTCGACGAACGTCAACTTGTTTACTCCGACCGGGACGGCGGCTCGGGATATCGCGGTGGCCGTGACGGACGGGCAACAAATCGCCGCATCCTCCACCGCTGCAGGTGTGCCTGGAAACAACGCCAATACGCTGGCCATGGCCACGCTCCAGACCACCTCGATAGCCGCGTTGGGGAGTAAGACGTTCAACGGGTATTTCAGCCAACTTGTGAGCGGGGTTGGAGCGCAATCGAAATCCGCCGACCAAGACCTGCAGGCGCAGGAACTTGTGGATGAGCAGCTGCAGGCCCGTCGTGCGGAGGTCTCCGGAGTTTCGTTGGACGAAGAACTCGTCAACATGATTCAGCAACAACGAGCATATCAGGCGGCCTCGAAGGTGATCGTAACGGCCGATGAGATGTTGCAAACCCTATTGAGCTTGAAACGTTAG
- the flgI gene encoding flagellar P-ring protein, translating into MGVVLVIMVLVALLVTLSVRTAHAVRIKDLGSIEGVRENQLIGYGLVVGLDRTGDQVIGGQFTIQAMMSMLNKMGINLVINPIQLLTRNIASVMVTAKLPPFAKPGMEIDALVSSMANAKSLQGGTLLLTPLKAPNQQVFAVAQGPISIGGFIGGSGGPGGNTVIKNHQAVGTVPSGAIIEKEVVVDIDSWDSVNIMLRQVDFTTAMRTADAINAVFGSDLAIPTNGGVVKVAVPADYRGRVTPYIAAIESLDVKADLPAKVVVNERTGTVVLGESVRISTCAISHGNLTIAVKNTLNVSQPTAPIIGSTGGQTTVTPDVQTDVKEQESRLVVIDQTVTLGDVVQALNAVGVTPRDLVAILSALRSSGALQASLEII; encoded by the coding sequence ATGGGAGTGGTGCTGGTGATCATGGTGCTGGTCGCACTTCTCGTGACGCTGTCGGTACGGACTGCCCACGCCGTCCGAATCAAGGACCTCGGCTCAATCGAGGGTGTGCGCGAAAACCAGCTCATCGGCTACGGCCTGGTCGTCGGACTGGACCGGACTGGGGACCAGGTCATCGGCGGCCAGTTCACAATCCAAGCCATGATGTCCATGCTAAACAAGATGGGCATCAATCTGGTCATCAACCCGATTCAGCTGCTGACCCGCAATATTGCCTCGGTAATGGTGACGGCCAAGCTGCCACCATTTGCCAAGCCCGGAATGGAGATTGACGCGCTGGTCTCTTCGATGGCCAACGCGAAGAGTCTTCAAGGCGGCACGCTGCTGCTCACGCCCCTCAAGGCCCCCAACCAGCAAGTCTTTGCGGTGGCGCAGGGTCCAATTTCAATCGGGGGATTCATTGGCGGCAGCGGTGGACCTGGCGGGAATACCGTCATCAAGAACCACCAGGCGGTCGGGACGGTACCCAGCGGCGCCATTATCGAAAAAGAGGTTGTCGTCGACATCGACAGCTGGGACTCTGTTAACATCATGCTGCGGCAGGTGGACTTCACGACTGCCATGCGTACCGCCGATGCGATCAATGCCGTCTTTGGCTCGGACCTCGCCATACCGACCAACGGCGGGGTAGTGAAGGTTGCGGTCCCAGCTGATTATCGCGGACGGGTCACGCCCTACATCGCGGCGATCGAAAGTTTGGACGTGAAGGCGGATCTGCCGGCCAAGGTCGTGGTCAACGAGCGAACCGGGACCGTTGTGCTCGGTGAAAGCGTGCGTATTTCGACATGCGCCATTTCACATGGCAATCTCACCATTGCCGTCAAGAACACGTTGAACGTCTCGCAGCCGACCGCTCCCATTATTGGGTCGACCGGTGGGCAGACGACCGTAACGCCGGATGTGCAAACCGACGTCAAAGAACAGGAATCCAGACTAGTCGTCATCGATCAAACCGTGACACTCGGAGATGTCGTTCAAGCGCTGAACGCAGTGGGGGTCACGCCACGGGATCTTGTCGCCATTCTATCCGCGCTCCGCTCATCGGGGGCACTTCAGGCGAGCCTCGAGATCATTTGA
- the flgH gene encoding flagellar L-ring protein — protein MTQRERCNAGSVVWPGPQSVACWGLCVALVTACGTTKSPVSANKVSPTPLPPPQTAGSLWQEDNGRAYLYEDLRAMRVGDIVVVQIVENHKGSKSADTSAERESTIDNSLGGSGRGFLGIPGISLSPSARQGLGIDAQTKNKFGGKGATSRADTLTGTLAAVVAQVLPNGDLRIEGHREVTVNSEKQLMTLSGVVRRVDVDTKNQILSSAIADAKIEYSGLGVVDDVQRPGWFTRILDWIYPF, from the coding sequence GTGACACAGCGGGAACGATGCAATGCCGGCTCCGTGGTCTGGCCGGGGCCCCAGTCCGTCGCGTGCTGGGGATTGTGCGTCGCACTAGTCACCGCCTGCGGGACCACGAAATCACCCGTTTCCGCCAATAAGGTCTCCCCCACGCCCCTCCCGCCGCCCCAGACGGCCGGGTCCCTGTGGCAAGAGGACAATGGCCGGGCGTATTTGTATGAAGATTTGCGTGCGATGCGCGTCGGAGACATCGTGGTCGTCCAAATCGTCGAGAACCACAAGGGTTCCAAGTCCGCCGATACGTCGGCCGAGCGGGAATCGACCATCGATAACAGCTTGGGTGGAAGCGGCCGCGGGTTTCTCGGTATTCCGGGTATCAGTCTGAGTCCCAGCGCCCGTCAAGGGCTCGGAATCGACGCCCAGACGAAGAACAAATTTGGGGGGAAAGGGGCCACGAGCCGGGCTGACACCCTGACGGGGACTCTGGCGGCGGTCGTCGCGCAGGTGTTGCCCAACGGCGATCTCCGGATCGAAGGGCACCGCGAAGTCACCGTGAACAGCGAGAAGCAGCTGATGACGCTCAGCGGAGTCGTCCGGCGCGTCGATGTCGATACGAAAAATCAGATTCTCTCGAGCGCCATTGCCGACGCCAAGATCGAATATTCCGGCCTTGGCGTCGTCGACGACGTTCAAAGACCCGGATGGTTCACACGGATTCTCGATTGGATTTATCCGTTCTAA
- the flgA gene encoding flagella basal body P-ring formation protein FlgA, translated as MCGLVLVSVLGVTVPASPTGAESGAWPTHIAKVPTPTRSVQRLTPARLRQAVTAYLEERLAGRVSEVEVDVLDPTEPTILPEGRLNLEVIPGASLDQSGRRRVHVVPSVNGRPAEGLDVVIDVNLFAEAVVPMRLLKPEEVIQPEDLATSRIRISRVPHQYVTEAGEAVGKSPGRILYPQQPIRIVSLVKPYAVRKGDRVAIEARRGGLSIRAVGTTKGAGQVGSFVTVTNADSGKDIRAKVIGPGLVEVDF; from the coding sequence GTGTGCGGCCTTGTGCTGGTGAGTGTGCTCGGCGTGACAGTGCCGGCGTCTCCGACTGGGGCCGAGAGCGGGGCGTGGCCCACCCACATCGCGAAGGTACCGACGCCGACGCGCAGCGTGCAGCGACTCACTCCGGCCCGCTTGCGGCAGGCTGTGACCGCGTACCTGGAGGAGCGGCTCGCCGGCCGCGTCAGCGAGGTGGAAGTCGACGTGTTGGACCCGACCGAGCCGACGATTCTTCCTGAGGGGCGGCTGAACCTGGAGGTCATCCCCGGCGCGAGTTTGGATCAATCCGGTCGACGGCGCGTGCATGTGGTGCCGAGCGTCAACGGTCGGCCGGCCGAGGGACTGGATGTCGTGATCGACGTGAACCTGTTTGCCGAGGCCGTCGTGCCGATGCGCCTTCTCAAGCCGGAGGAAGTCATCCAGCCCGAAGACCTCGCCACCTCGCGCATCAGGATCAGTCGGGTTCCCCATCAGTACGTGACGGAGGCGGGAGAGGCGGTCGGCAAGAGCCCCGGGCGAATTCTGTATCCGCAACAGCCGATCCGGATCGTGTCGCTCGTGAAGCCCTACGCCGTACGGAAAGGTGATCGCGTCGCGATCGAGGCGCGACGAGGCGGCCTCTCGATTCGTGCCGTGGGGACTACAAAGGGCGCGGGACAAGTCGGTTCTTTTGTGACGGTGACGAATGCGGATTCGGGGAAAGACATACGGGCCAAGGTGATCGGGCCCGGACTCGTCGAAGTCGATTTCTAG
- the flgG gene encoding flagellar basal-body rod protein FlgG, producing MIRAMWTAATGMTAQQLNVDTIAHNLANVNTNAFKRSRAEFADLLYQIQRLPGTSASSVGVFPTGVQVGAGVRPTTVAKEWAQGNMRQTGNEFDIAIDGPGFFQVSRPDGTTMYTRNGSFKRDNVGNLVTGDGDLLNPVITIPSGALKVDVGQDGTVSVMLPGVTQASQVGQIQLIRFDNPAGLVAMGNNLFLDSFASGPAIQGVPGFSTGFGLIQQGYLESSNVNLAEEMVNMIIAQRSYEINSKTIQASDEMMAIANNLRR from the coding sequence ATGATTCGTGCGATGTGGACGGCCGCCACGGGCATGACGGCCCAACAGCTAAATGTGGACACGATCGCGCACAATCTGGCCAACGTCAACACGAATGCCTTCAAACGGAGCCGCGCGGAGTTTGCCGATTTGTTGTACCAGATCCAGCGCTTGCCCGGCACGAGCGCCTCCAGCGTCGGCGTGTTTCCCACCGGAGTTCAAGTCGGCGCGGGTGTGCGTCCAACCACGGTCGCCAAGGAATGGGCGCAGGGAAATATGCGTCAGACGGGTAACGAATTCGATATTGCCATCGACGGCCCTGGATTCTTTCAGGTCTCACGGCCAGACGGCACGACCATGTACACGCGCAATGGCTCGTTCAAGCGAGATAATGTTGGCAACCTGGTCACGGGTGATGGTGATCTGCTCAATCCAGTCATTACCATTCCCTCGGGCGCATTGAAGGTGGATGTCGGCCAGGATGGCACCGTGTCCGTGATGCTGCCCGGCGTCACACAAGCGTCACAAGTCGGACAAATTCAGCTCATCCGATTCGACAATCCAGCAGGCCTCGTGGCGATGGGCAATAATTTGTTTCTCGACAGCTTTGCCAGTGGACCCGCGATTCAGGGCGTGCCCGGATTTTCGACCGGCTTCGGGCTGATCCAGCAAGGATATCTCGAGAGTTCCAACGTGAACCTGGCGGAGGAGATGGTCAACATGATCATCGCCCAACGGAGTTATGAGATCAATTCCAAGACGATTCAAGCATCGGACGAAATGATGGCCATCGCCAACAACCTGAGGCGTTAA
- the flgF gene encoding flagellar basal-body rod protein FlgF → MNRGVYPILSGAIMEDRFIQGVAHNIANVNTTGFKQDDVLFKSQLTNHMRVIPTAGVVSLAAQMWTADSQVAERVFVAPSGMKTSFDAGRLRPTGNPYDFAIEGPGFFEIKTPDGTRYTRDGVFHLDGKRVLVNEMGYPVMGTAGELKVPPGELKVDNRGGLIVNGQTVGKFKIIEFPSTGMPAKAGDGLFSGGQGKVAIAPTVLAGAIEESNVNPLSEMVKMIQAMRTYESAQKVIQSFDRMAEMAVNDLGRVQA, encoded by the coding sequence ATGAATCGAGGAGTGTATCCCATACTGTCGGGCGCCATCATGGAAGATCGCTTCATCCAGGGTGTGGCTCATAACATTGCGAACGTCAATACGACCGGTTTCAAGCAAGACGATGTCTTGTTCAAGTCTCAATTGACGAACCATATGCGCGTGATACCCACTGCGGGCGTGGTGAGCCTCGCCGCTCAGATGTGGACGGCGGATTCGCAGGTGGCCGAACGTGTGTTCGTGGCTCCGAGTGGAATGAAAACGTCCTTCGACGCGGGCCGCTTGCGGCCCACCGGTAACCCCTACGATTTTGCCATCGAGGGACCGGGATTCTTCGAAATCAAGACACCGGACGGGACTCGCTACACCCGTGACGGGGTGTTTCACCTGGACGGCAAGCGGGTGCTTGTGAACGAGATGGGCTATCCCGTCATGGGGACCGCTGGCGAGTTGAAGGTCCCTCCCGGTGAACTCAAGGTGGACAACCGTGGCGGACTGATCGTCAACGGACAGACCGTCGGGAAATTCAAGATCATCGAATTTCCTTCGACGGGTATGCCCGCCAAAGCGGGTGACGGTCTCTTTTCTGGGGGCCAGGGGAAAGTCGCGATAGCCCCAACCGTGCTTGCCGGAGCGATCGAGGAGTCGAACGTGAATCCGTTGAGCGAAATGGTGAAAATGATTCAGGCGATGCGGACGTATGAGTCGGCCCAAAAGGTCATCCAATCGTTTGATCGGATGGCGGAAATGGCCGTCAACGACCTAGGACGGGTTCAAGCGTAG
- the fliA gene encoding RNA polymerase sigma factor FliA, giving the protein MKPHSIAGVARHAGSPEASESTMDADRERLIREFAPMVRAMAHRLAFRLPAYLDVEDLTSVGIMGLMDAMTKYDSRREANFKTYAEFRIRGAMLDEIRSMDWVPRSVHERVGLLQRTESSLMRRLGRPPTDEELAAALDMSVDQLGDFMSAAQGAIVMSLEDIGVHDSDGDKIVRMLVDTQHPDPLAMVLTQRIRAALEEAIDRLPEKERLVLTLYYVEELTMKEIGTVLGITESRVCQIHAKTILRLKARLHMIDQ; this is encoded by the coding sequence ATGAAACCACACAGCATCGCGGGAGTCGCACGACACGCGGGATCCCCTGAAGCCTCCGAAAGCACGATGGATGCCGACCGTGAGCGATTGATACGCGAGTTTGCTCCCATGGTCCGTGCCATGGCCCATCGTCTGGCGTTCCGTTTGCCGGCCTATCTCGACGTCGAAGACCTGACGTCGGTGGGCATCATGGGCTTGATGGACGCCATGACCAAGTACGATTCTCGGCGCGAAGCGAATTTTAAGACTTATGCGGAGTTTCGCATTCGGGGAGCGATGCTCGATGAAATTCGCTCCATGGATTGGGTGCCTCGCTCGGTCCACGAACGGGTCGGGCTTCTCCAACGCACGGAGTCGAGCTTGATGCGCCGTCTGGGGCGACCCCCCACGGACGAAGAGTTGGCGGCAGCCTTGGACATGTCAGTCGACCAATTGGGTGACTTCATGTCGGCGGCACAAGGTGCAATCGTGATGAGCTTGGAGGATATTGGAGTCCATGACTCAGACGGAGACAAGATCGTTCGCATGCTCGTGGATACACAGCATCCCGACCCGCTCGCCATGGTGCTCACCCAGCGCATTCGCGCCGCACTCGAGGAAGCCATCGACAGGTTGCCCGAAAAAGAGCGGCTCGTGCTGACGCTGTATTACGTCGAAGAACTGACCATGAAGGAAATTGGTACCGTGTTGGGTATCACCGAATCGCGCGTGTGCCAGATCCACGCCAAGACGATTCTCCGCCTGAAGGCGCGGCTGCACATGATCGACCAATGA
- the flhG gene encoding site-determining protein: protein MESSVSLSPSVPTRGADSVRAPRVIAVTSGKGGVGKTNVVLNLAVSLAAEGQRVLVLDADLGLGNLDVLLGMVPVHTMTDVLTGSKRLRDVMLQGPRGIQILPAGSGDADLTALTTEQVVMLQAELERVSRAIDVLLIDTGAGISANVLFFASGAEEIMVVVSPEPTSLADAYAVIKVLSSRYRETNFRLLVNMARHAREARDVYRRLVLVAERFLNVSIDYVGMVPVDSYLGMAVARQHAVVTAFPHAPSSEAFQRLAKGILGWEQGVRPKGGVQFLWRRFLHRP, encoded by the coding sequence ATGGAATCGTCCGTAAGTCTGTCACCATCTGTCCCAACCCGTGGTGCCGATTCAGTCCGCGCGCCCCGGGTCATTGCCGTGACCAGCGGCAAGGGTGGGGTGGGAAAGACCAACGTGGTGCTCAACCTTGCCGTATCGCTTGCAGCCGAGGGCCAACGGGTGCTCGTGTTGGACGCTGATTTGGGTTTAGGCAACCTCGACGTGTTGCTGGGCATGGTGCCCGTACACACCATGACCGACGTGTTGACCGGATCGAAGCGGCTGCGCGACGTGATGCTACAGGGGCCTCGGGGTATCCAGATTTTGCCCGCAGGATCCGGTGACGCGGATCTCACGGCGTTGACGACGGAACAGGTCGTGATGCTCCAGGCGGAACTCGAGCGAGTGTCACGAGCCATCGATGTGCTGCTGATCGACACGGGTGCCGGGATCTCCGCGAACGTCCTCTTTTTCGCCAGCGGCGCGGAGGAAATCATGGTCGTGGTGTCCCCAGAGCCAACCTCGCTGGCTGACGCCTATGCGGTCATCAAAGTACTCTCCTCGCGATACCGCGAGACGAATTTCCGACTGTTAGTCAACATGGCACGGCATGCTCGAGAAGCGAGGGACGTCTATCGTCGCCTGGTCCTCGTGGCTGAGCGGTTCTTAAACGTGTCGATCGACTACGTGGGGATGGTACCCGTCGACAGCTACCTCGGGATGGCCGTGGCGCGTCAGCATGCCGTGGTCACCGCGTTTCCGCATGCTCCGTCGAGCGAGGCGTTTCAACGGTTGGCCAAAGGCATCCTTGGGTGGGAGCAGGGCGTTCGCCCCAAGGGGGGCGTGCAATTCCTATGGCGGAGATTTCTGCATCGTCCGTGA
- a CDS encoding flagellar biosynthesis protein FlhF → MRMKTYQAETLQEAFAAIKAEMGADAIILDTTHTRTGRTLLHPFGRPTVRVQAAVDRPRGAGDRRTPDNATRTADPTLPQHGHRAAIESVFDRVLATTLQEHHAKHHIDVRSEDDGLDADDEVSDHARLGGDGPARLRAELEARGCEPGTACRLMADVMTQGAVRRSQSDASLRTALQDVVTKRLRMRVPQAAGRGRARCVAVIGPTGSGKTLAVSKLTAQYVQSADARVTVAKLEPERTPVVDSLQITAVELGARLDIVRTPRELAALVSSHGEDDIILIDTPGRNVRDGRAVQQWQAWFSQDSFVEVHLVLPAQTLRQDFEDFMHSVAGVPVHRLLFSKLDETNRHGRILDIALRSALPVSYVTASQDARGAIEVATPDRLARLICGVGEIGEEIVAKPDDYRRLSARRPTRLSRMAAAMPEGGIEWNRP, encoded by the coding sequence ATGCGAATGAAAACCTACCAGGCGGAGACGCTGCAGGAGGCCTTTGCCGCTATCAAGGCCGAGATGGGGGCTGATGCCATTATTCTCGACACGACCCATACCCGCACCGGCCGGACGCTGCTCCACCCATTTGGCCGGCCCACTGTGCGTGTGCAGGCGGCGGTGGACCGTCCACGAGGTGCAGGCGATCGTCGAACTCCAGACAATGCCACCAGAACGGCGGACCCGACACTTCCTCAACATGGCCACCGCGCCGCCATCGAAAGCGTGTTCGATCGGGTCCTCGCCACGACATTGCAGGAGCACCACGCCAAGCACCACATAGATGTCCGCAGCGAAGACGATGGTTTGGACGCGGACGACGAGGTTTCCGATCATGCCCGTTTAGGCGGCGACGGACCGGCTCGCCTGCGTGCCGAATTGGAGGCTCGGGGATGCGAGCCCGGCACCGCGTGCCGATTGATGGCGGACGTCATGACACAAGGCGCGGTCCGTCGCTCGCAGTCCGATGCGAGCCTACGAACCGCGCTCCAGGACGTCGTCACGAAACGACTTCGGATGCGAGTCCCGCAAGCGGCGGGCCGGGGACGTGCCAGGTGCGTGGCGGTCATCGGTCCGACCGGATCCGGTAAGACCTTGGCGGTCTCAAAGCTCACAGCCCAGTACGTACAGAGCGCAGACGCGCGTGTGACCGTAGCCAAATTGGAACCGGAACGGACGCCCGTCGTGGATTCATTGCAGATCACGGCGGTCGAACTCGGCGCGCGTTTGGACATTGTTCGGACCCCTCGGGAACTCGCGGCCTTGGTGAGCAGTCATGGAGAGGACGACATCATTCTGATCGATACGCCGGGGCGGAACGTGCGCGATGGCCGTGCCGTCCAGCAGTGGCAGGCATGGTTTTCACAGGACAGCTTCGTGGAGGTCCATCTGGTTCTTCCGGCCCAGACGCTGCGCCAGGACTTCGAGGACTTCATGCACTCCGTGGCGGGTGTCCCCGTACACCGCCTGCTTTTTTCGAAATTGGACGAAACGAATCGCCATGGCAGGATCTTGGATATCGCGCTTCGAAGCGCGCTCCCCGTGTCCTATGTGACCGCCAGTCAGGACGCGCGCGGAGCGATCGAGGTGGCGACGCCCGACCGTCTCGCCAGGCTGATTTGCGGTGTCGGCGAAATTGGAGAGGAGATTGTCGCCAAGCCGGATGACTATCGCCGTCTGTCGGCCCGCCGCCCGACCCGGCTCTCGCGGATGGCGGCCGCGATGCCTGAAGGAGGAATCGAATGGAATCGTCCGTAA